Proteins from one Chroococcidiopsis sp. CCMEE 29 genomic window:
- a CDS encoding MAPEG family protein — MGTALYWYSLCVVALFLKMFALSAYQGFHRIGRRVFVNPEDAAVFNKPPAAEELPQVQRAAKAWLNDLENIPIFLGLGTAYVLTGASPGAATWLFSTFTIARILHTLMYLLGLQPWRTITYAVGILCLLGMSWNIGAVLLG, encoded by the coding sequence ATGGGAACCGCTCTTTACTGGTATTCGTTGTGCGTTGTAGCGCTGTTTTTGAAAATGTTTGCGCTTTCAGCTTATCAGGGATTTCATCGCATCGGCAGACGTGTGTTTGTGAATCCAGAGGACGCTGCAGTATTCAATAAGCCGCCCGCAGCAGAAGAGCTACCACAGGTCCAACGGGCGGCCAAAGCTTGGCTTAACGACTTGGAGAACATTCCCATATTTCTGGGTCTTGGAACAGCGTATGTGCTAACCGGAGCATCGCCTGGGGCGGCAACTTGGCTGTTTTCTACTTTTACAATCGCACGGATACTTCATACGTTGATGTATCTTCTCGGCTTGCAACCCTGGCGAACCATTACGTACGCAGTGGGAATCCTTTGTCTACTAGGGATGAGTTGGAACATCGGTGCGGTCTTATTGGGTTAG
- a CDS encoding Gfo/Idh/MocA family oxidoreductase: MSAGQPIPHLQRNQPQPIRIGVIGVGNMGQHHTRVLSLLKDVELVGVSDINIERGLDTASKYRVHFFEDYRDLLPHVEAVCVAVPTRVHHAVGMTCLQAGIHVLIEKPIAASITEAESLVNAAADSQCILQVGHIERFNPAFQELSKVLKTEELLALEAHRMSPSSHRANDVSVVLDLMIHDIDLLLELAAAPVLKLTASGSRAADSGYLDYVTATLGFANGIVATLTASKVTHRKIRRIAAHCKNSLTEADFLNNEILIHRQITANCMTDYGQVLYRQDGLIEKVYTSNIEPLHAELEHFVNCVRGGNQPSVGGEQALKALRLASLIEQMALDGQAWKLPDQEYNRSGHPIVAV; this comes from the coding sequence ATGTCAGCGGGACAACCAATCCCTCATTTGCAGCGCAACCAGCCGCAACCGATCCGGATTGGCGTGATCGGCGTAGGTAACATGGGACAACATCACACCCGTGTACTTAGTTTACTTAAGGATGTAGAACTCGTAGGTGTCTCAGATATCAATATTGAGCGAGGACTAGACACCGCCAGTAAATACCGGGTGCATTTTTTTGAAGATTACCGCGACCTACTGCCTCATGTTGAGGCTGTTTGCGTTGCCGTTCCCACCCGCGTGCATCACGCTGTCGGGATGACCTGTCTTCAGGCGGGGATTCATGTTTTGATTGAAAAGCCGATCGCTGCTAGTATCACTGAGGCTGAATCGCTGGTCAATGCAGCAGCAGATTCCCAGTGTATCCTACAAGTCGGTCATATTGAGCGCTTCAATCCAGCTTTCCAAGAACTCAGCAAAGTTTTAAAAACAGAAGAATTGCTAGCTCTAGAAGCCCACCGCATGAGTCCTTCCTCGCACCGGGCTAACGATGTATCAGTTGTCCTGGATCTGATGATCCACGATATTGACTTGCTATTAGAATTAGCCGCTGCACCAGTATTAAAGTTAACGGCTAGTGGTAGCCGCGCCGCTGATTCTGGCTATTTAGATTATGTGACCGCTACATTGGGTTTTGCCAATGGCATTGTGGCAACACTAACTGCAAGTAAAGTTACTCACCGCAAAATCCGCCGTATTGCCGCCCATTGCAAGAACTCCTTGACTGAGGCGGATTTTCTTAATAATGAAATATTGATTCACCGGCAGATTACTGCCAATTGTATGACGGACTATGGGCAAGTGCTTTACAGGCAGGATGGTTTGATTGAGAAGGTCTATACCAGCAACATTGAGCCACTGCACGCTGAGTTAGAGCATTTTGTTAACTGCGTGCGGGGTGGTAATCAACCATCCGTGGGTGGAGAACAGGCACTTAAGGCTCTACGACTGGCAAGTTTAATTGAGCAAATGGCTTTAGATGGTCAAGCTTGGAAGCTGCCAGACCAGGAATATAATCGTTCCGGTCATCCGATTGTTGCTGTTTGA
- a CDS encoding hemolysin family protein: MVASMLNVLAVSDFPSLSWADVGLRLLSVLLLIAINAFFVTAEFSIVSVRRSRIHQLVEAGDAQAITVQALQRSIDRLLSTTQLGITLSSLALGWIGESTMGVLVAFWLGQWPLPEGMHAFIAHSLSIPFAFLLVAYLQIVLGELCPKSVALLDSEQLARLLGPPLKAITRFFNPFIWILNQSTRWLLRLAGIHYTGQGWWRQPVTPEELQLIISTERESTGLEAEERELLNNIFEFGDVTAVEVMVQRPSIVALPITATLRTLLEEMAATGHSRYPIIGKSLDDVRGIIHFKELAPLVLGLTLETEIYPWIRPVPFVPESTPLSELLPIMQRSQQTMAIVVNEFGGTVGLVTMQDLIAEIIGDGGKLAHIDQLLIQSLDDQTFLVQAQMNLEELNELLALSLPVRDEYQTLGGFMLYQLQEIPTVGTTLRYQELELTVASVEGPRLHQIQIHRLKLNEGSGEAGGAGGARV, translated from the coding sequence ATGGTTGCCTCGATGTTAAACGTCTTGGCGGTGAGTGATTTTCCTTCCCTCAGTTGGGCAGATGTGGGTCTACGATTGTTGTCGGTGCTATTGCTGATTGCAATCAATGCATTTTTTGTCACCGCGGAGTTTTCGATTGTATCGGTGCGGCGATCGCGCATCCACCAACTAGTCGAGGCGGGTGACGCTCAGGCAATCACAGTTCAAGCTTTGCAACGGAGCATTGATCGGCTGCTATCTACAACACAGTTGGGCATTACCCTGTCGAGTCTGGCACTAGGCTGGATTGGGGAAAGTACAATGGGTGTTTTGGTGGCATTTTGGCTAGGGCAGTGGCCCCTGCCAGAAGGAATGCACGCATTCATTGCTCATTCCCTATCTATTCCCTTTGCCTTTCTCCTAGTTGCCTATCTGCAAATAGTTTTAGGGGAGCTATGTCCTAAATCAGTAGCTTTGCTGGACTCAGAGCAACTGGCTCGGTTGTTGGGACCACCCTTAAAAGCGATCACGCGTTTTTTCAATCCGTTTATTTGGATTCTCAACCAATCAACCCGCTGGCTATTAAGACTGGCAGGCATTCATTACACAGGTCAAGGTTGGTGGAGACAACCAGTAACACCCGAAGAGTTGCAATTGATCATTTCTACTGAGCGTGAATCAACCGGCTTAGAGGCAGAAGAACGAGAACTGCTGAATAATATTTTTGAATTTGGCGATGTGACGGCGGTAGAAGTCATGGTTCAGCGCCCTAGCATTGTTGCCCTACCGATTACTGCCACTTTGCGGACACTACTAGAAGAAATGGCTGCTACTGGTCACTCCCGCTATCCGATCATTGGCAAATCTTTAGATGACGTTCGCGGGATTATTCACTTTAAAGAGTTGGCACCGCTAGTTCTGGGACTGACTTTAGAAACTGAGATTTACCCCTGGATTCGCCCCGTGCCGTTTGTACCAGAATCCACACCTTTAAGTGAGTTATTGCCAATTATGCAGCGATCGCAACAAACAATGGCGATCGTGGTTAATGAGTTTGGCGGCACAGTTGGTCTGGTTACCATGCAAGACTTGATCGCTGAAATTATTGGGGACGGAGGTAAATTAGCACACATTGATCAGTTGTTAATCCAGAGTTTGGACGACCAAACATTTTTGGTGCAGGCGCAAATGAACCTGGAAGAACTCAACGAATTGTTAGCTCTAAGCTTGCCTGTGAGAGATGAATACCAAACGCTAGGGGGTTTCATGCTATACCAACTCCAAGAAATTCCAACGGTTGGGACAACCTTGCGCTATCAGGAATTGGAACTTACCGTAGCTTCAGTTGAAGGACCACGTCTACATCAAATTCAAATCCACCGCTTGAAGCTAAATGAGGGGTCAGGGGAAGCAGGGGGAGCAGGGGGAGCAAGAGTGTAA
- the queC gene encoding 7-cyano-7-deazaguanine synthase QueC, with the protein MKAVILLSGGLDSSTVLYQAKRDGYACYAISFDYQQRHRRELEAAKAIAHSAGVVYHQLVSFDLRQWGGSALTDDSINLPHHRSVTEMAQNIPVTYVPARNTIFLSFALAYAETIGAERVYIGVNALDYSGYPDCRPDYIQAMQEVFRLGTKLGREGEVIEIVAPLIDLKKTEIIQLGNQLGVPWEQTWSCYTGGDSACGVCDSCQLRLAAFAALELQDPLPYQVRG; encoded by the coding sequence TTGAAGGCTGTAATTCTGTTATCTGGAGGATTAGACTCTTCGACAGTTCTGTACCAGGCTAAACGGGACGGTTATGCGTGTTATGCAATTTCGTTTGATTACCAGCAGCGGCATCGGCGAGAGTTAGAGGCAGCTAAGGCGATCGCTCACTCAGCGGGTGTAGTATACCATCAGCTAGTGTCGTTCGATTTACGTCAGTGGGGTGGTTCGGCGTTAACAGATGACAGCATCAACTTGCCACATCATCGCTCCGTAACCGAAATGGCTCAAAATATCCCTGTAACTTATGTCCCAGCCCGGAATACTATCTTTTTAAGCTTTGCCCTAGCTTATGCGGAAACCATCGGTGCGGAGCGCGTCTATATCGGTGTTAATGCCTTAGATTACTCTGGCTACCCCGATTGTCGACCCGATTACATTCAGGCAATGCAGGAAGTTTTCAGGCTAGGAACCAAGCTAGGTCGGGAGGGAGAGGTAATTGAGATTGTGGCTCCCCTGATTGACCTGAAAAAAACCGAAATTATCCAGCTGGGCAACCAATTAGGAGTGCCTTGGGAGCAAACTTGGTCTTGCTATACCGGTGGCGACAGTGCTTGCGGTGTTTGTGACTCTTGCCAATTACGTTTGGCAGCTTTTGCCGCCTTGGAATTACAAGATCCGCTGCCTTATCAAGTGAGGGGTTAG